From Pseudopipra pipra isolate bDixPip1 chromosome 13, bDixPip1.hap1, whole genome shotgun sequence, a single genomic window includes:
- the LOC135421737 gene encoding serine/threonine-protein kinase PAK 3-like — translation MLMAVLCFLCPNPKDVPTQLETPRNPPSMFRSFLQSYLYGNVRPRWPTKQLLQTKWLEHPFLERSDSLTNNSPLLDAARRFLTERVTTQSPEPLLAPSVSGQESKEEQAEKENVKAKPEGMKSILKSSPMAAVAAAPQSEEISFPDTEMPSTSTGKGDTQKKSIPKEITYRPPKLLPLTRRFLDDLKSHVSEGNPTKKYTVQQIIGQGTFGTVFRGVDIATGRRVAIKKIFVLDRKNKRELVLTEVAVLKRMRHPNIIRYIDSYLFNEELWLVTEYVEGCTLGDVISKQALEEEMIASISREPKHKPPELETPRNLSPVFRSFLQSCLKRKVKRRWTARKLMKD, via the exons ATGTTAATggctgtcttgtgtttcctttgtcccaATCCCAAGGACGTGCCAACCCAGCTGGAGACTCCCAGAAATCCACCGTCTATGTTCCGATCCTTCCTGCAGTCTTACCTGTACGGGAATGTGAGGCCCCGATGGCCCACCAAGCAGCTTCTGCAGACAAAGTGGCTGgag CATCCATTTTTAGAAAGATCCGATAGTCTCACCAACAACAGTCCTCTGCTCGATGCAGCCAGGAGATTCCTTACAGAGAGGGTCACAACACAAtcaccagaacctctgctggctccctctgtTTCTGGACAGGAGAGTAAGGAAGagcaagcagagaaggaaaacgtgaaagcaaagcctgaaggaatgaaatca ATCCTCAAGAGCTCACCAATGGCAGCTgttgctgcagcaccacagtcTGAAGAAATCTCCTTTCCCGACACTGAAATGCCAAGCACAAGCACCGGGAAAGGAGACACTCAGAAGAAAAGCATTCCAAAGGAAATCACGTACCGGCCGCCAAAGCTATTGCCACTAACACGACGTTTCCTTGATGACCTCA agAGCCATGTGAGTGAGGGGAACCCTACGAAGAAATACACTGTACAGCAGATAATTGGCCAAGG GACTTTTGGAACAGTTTTCCGAGGAGTTGACATTGCCACAGGAAGACGG GTGGCCATCAAGAAGATTTTTGTTCTcgacagaaagaacaaaagggaGCTTGTTTTAACTGAGGTTGCAGTCCTGAAGAGAATGAGGCACCCCAATATCATTCGCTACATAGACAG ctatCTTTTCAATGAAGAACTCTGGCTGGTGACGGAATATGTGGAGGGATGCACCTTAGGCGATGTCATTTCCAAACAAGCTCTTGAGGAAGAGATGATAGCCTCTATCAGTCGGGAG CCTAAGCACAAGCCACCCGAGCTGGAGACTCCCAGAAACCTGTCGCCTGTGTTCCgttccttcctgcagtcctgcctgaAACGGAAGGTGAAGCGTCGATGGACGGCCAGGAAGCTGATGAAg GACTGA